The Acidithiobacillus ferrooxidans ATCC 23270 genomic interval GTGGCTGCTGCATCGTGAGCGCCACTATTAACCAGATCAAATAGATGGCCGCTACGGCCCAGAAGACATCACTGTAGTTGTGTTGACCGGGCAAATAAAGTAACCCTCCCAACAAACCGCCAGTGAATGCTCCTAGAAACTCCGCCGTGGTATATACGCCAGTGGCCGTTCCCTTGGCACCTGGATGACAGAATTTGGCCACTAGTGAAGGTAAACTTGCCTCCAGCACGTTGAAACCCACAAAAAACAGAAACAGCGCGATGGCAATGGACCAGATGCTGTGATTGGAAAGTGCCATCCAGGCGACAGCAGCCAACAGGATCGCGATCGCCAGCACAAAGACTTCCCGGAGGCGATGCTTGGCCTCACCGACAATGATAAAGGGGATCATCGCTATAAAGGAAAGCAGCATGACCGGGAGGTACAACATCCACTGATCCGCCTCAGAGAGGAGAGGATGCTGCGGATCAATGAGCACCAGCGGAAGCACCACGAAGAGCGCCGTCAGCCCTGTATGGAGTGAAAATATACCAAAGTCCAAACGGAGCAGGTTGGGATTCCTTAGTACGTCCCTCAGTGCGGCAGGGTTTATTTCGGCATCACGATGGAAACGTGCCGGAACATCCGGAATCACCTTGTAGAGCACGCCGATGGCGAGGATGGACAGCGCCGCCGTCAACCAAAATATCCCTTGCACCCCAATCCATTGTGCTAACGGCGCGGATAACACCAGCGACACGCTAAAGCTGATGCCAATGGTGATGCCGATAGTGGCCATAGCCTTGG includes:
- a CDS encoding MFS transporter, coding for MTTSQNALDGRERRSIIALAGIFGLRLLGLFLVLPVFSVYAHGLHGATRHPVLIGIALGAYGLTQAIFQIPFGRLSDKWGRKPVIAAGLLIFAVGSVIAAQATSIEWLLAGRIIQGAGAIAAAIIALTADLVREERWTKAMATIGITIGISFSVSLVLSAPLAQWIGVQGIFWLTAALSILAIGVLYKVIPDVPARFHRDAEINPAALRDVLRNPNLLRLDFGIFSLHTGLTALFVVLPLVLIDPQHPLLSEADQWMLYLPVMLLSFIAMIPFIIVGEAKHRLREVFVLAIAILLAAVAWMALSNHSIWSIAIALFLFFVGFNVLEASLPSLVAKFCHPGAKGTATGVYTTAEFLGAFTGGLLGGLLYLPGQHNYSDVFWAVAAIYLIWLIVALTMQQPRYVATRIFPLPADSQDNNQLTRQLLQLPGVVEVAIFPDENAVYCKVESKIYDDDRVRSIIGYANQT